The following are encoded together in the Primulina tabacum isolate GXHZ01 chromosome 18, ASM2559414v2, whole genome shotgun sequence genome:
- the LOC142532608 gene encoding WEB family protein At3g02930, chloroplastic gives MSTKSKSASSETPNTKATPVASRLSKSSAGVAKSGTDSATRRLSVDRSPASVASKTTLSRRSPKLSTSSDNKATQVSKPSEVQVEYDLAKEDLQKTKEKLLIVESEKSKALDELKEALKLAEEANEKLSEALAAQKLAEENSEIEKFRTIEMEQAGIEAAQKKEEEFLRDLEEVRNLHAMEATALQSVTEELHKVKEELGKTGDAKNLALSHAEEATKLAELHAEKVEALSAEIAHLRNTHALRAEEEANEKNTYVSELKLEIDSLRQELEKAKIFEVELAEKEANLEQLNVDLEAAKMAENYARSLLQELHERVGELATQADQAKRLQRSASESLESVIKQLEGSNNSLHNAESEISSLKEKVVLLEISIVRQKGDLEESRHLVELAKEETSEMVKRVESLISELESAKEEKIQALNNEQVSASSIQTLLEEKNDLINALENSKNEEEKSKKALENLTSALHEVSLEARAAKEKLLSIQSENDNYEIQIQDLNLVLKETNQRHASMLSDAKQEIDGHENAIKRSKHDLHNLMVEWEQKEINLINSVKKSDEECSSLKNEISRLFNLLKIAEEEACDVKDEGDRWKKSYKEAESELISLKEVISKAEAESMGLKTSLTDRENELHNICQKNEELQDREAASLKKIEELSKLFEEALAKKQEEEHGKLTETEKDYDMLPKVVECSELNGSGDMKPKVEIKSQKNEQPVKEKLGEVTDFRDNEPVQRDFEFDTSNGKLKNSNIKEKANNEPAEVDHKMWESCKIEAKDLPPEEEADQESFEDELESRTESGDGDEQMNGLSSAENLDSGESSPSKQLLSKKKKGLVSKFGSLLKKKGTAKQK, from the exons ATGTCTACCAAATCCAA ATCTGCTTCATCCGAAACTCCCAATACTAAAGCAACACCTGTAGCCTCTCGTCTCAGCAAATCGAGCGCAGGAGTGGCTAAGTCGGGCACTGACTCGGCTACTCGGCGCCTTTCGGTTGATCGGTCTCCGGCGTCTGTTGCATCAAAGACTACACTGAGTCGGCGGTCTCCTAAGCTCAGTACCAGTTCTGAT AATAAGGCGACCCAGGTTTCGAAACCATCAGAAGTTCAGGTGGAGTATGACTTAGCTAAAGAAGATCTGCAGAAGACTAAAGAGAAGTTGTTAATTGTTGAGAGTGAAAAGTCAAAAGCTCTTGATGAATTGAAAGAAGCTCTGAAGTTGGCTGAGGAAGCAAATGAGAAGCTCAGTGAGGCTTTGGCGGCTCAAAAGCTGGCAGAAGAAAATTCCGAGATCGAAAAGTTTCGAACAATTGAGATGGAGCAAGCAGGAATTGAAGCGGCTCAGAAAAAGGAAGAAGAATTCCTCAGAGATCTCGAAGAAGTTAGAAACTTACATGCCATGGAGGCCACTGCCCTTCAATCCGTCACTGAAGAACTCCATAAAGTGAAAGAAGAACTTGGTAAAACGGGAGATGCAAAGAATTTGGCGCTTAGCCATGCTGAAGAGGCGACAAAATTAGCAGAGTTGCATGCTGAAAAAGTTGAAGCTCTATCTGCCGAAATAGCCCATTTGAGAAATACGCATGCTTTGAGAGCCGAAGAGGAGGCTAATGAGAAAAATACATATGTGTCGGAGTTGAAATTAGAGATAGACTCTCTGAGACAAGAACTTGAGAAGGCGAAAATTTTTGAGGTGGAGTTAGCAGAAAAAGAAGCTAACTTAGAGCAACTCAATGTTGATCTGGAAGCTGCGAAAATGGCTGAAAATTATGCACGTAGTTTACTGCAGGAGTTGCATGAGAGGGTCGGGGAACTAGCTACTCAAGCTGATCAAGCAAAGAGACTGCAGAGATCTGCATCAGAATCCCTGGAATCGGTCATTAAACAATTAGAAGGAAGTAACAACTCACTGCACAATGCAGAGTCTGAGATCTCATCGCTCAAGGAGAAGGTGGTCTTGCTAGAAATCTCAATTGTACGTCAGAAGGGGGATCTTGAGGAATCGAGACACCTCGTTGAACTAGCAAAAGAAGAAACTTCTGAAATGGTGAAAAGGGTCGAATCTCTTATCTCTGAGCTTGAGTCAGCGAAAGAAGAGAAAATTCAGGCCTTAAACAATGAGCAGGTCTCTGCTTCCAGTATACAAACTTTATTGGAAGAAAAAAATGATCTAATAAATGCGTTGGAAAATTCTAAAAACGAAGAAGAGAAAAGCAAGAAGGCCTTGGAAAATTTAACGTCTGCCTTACATGAAGTTTCTTTAGAAGCAAGAGCTGCCAAAGAAAAGCTATTGTCTATACAATCTGAGAATGACAACTATGAAATTCAAATACAAGATCTGAATTTGGTTCTGAAAGAAACAAATCAGAGGCATGCAAGCATGCTTAGTGATGCCAAACAAGAGATTGATGGTCATGAAAATGCAATCAAACGGTCAAAGCATGATCTCCATAATTTGATGGTCGAGTGGGAGCAAAAGGAGATTAATTTGATAAACAGTGTGAAGAAATCTGACGAAGAGTGCTCTTCTTTGAAAAATGAAATAAGCAGGCtgtttaatttgttaaaaattgCTGAAGAAGAAGCTTGTGATGTGAAGGACGAAGGGGATCGATGGAAAAAATCTTACAAGGAAGCTGAATCAGAGTTGATTTCTTTAAAGGAAGTCATAAGCAAAGCAGAAGCTGAGAGCATGGGATTGAAAACGAGTTTGACCGACCGGGAAAATGAATTGCATAATATTTGCCAGAAGAATGAGGAGCTGCAGGATAGAGAAGCGGCTTCTCTGAAAAAGATTGAGGAATTATCCAAGTTGTTTGAGGAAGCTTTGGCTAAGAAGCAAGAAGAGGAACACGGTAAGCTGACTGAGACTGAAAAAGATTACGACATGCTTCCAAAAGTTGTGGAGTGTTCTGAACTAAATGGCTCAGGAGACATGAAGCCTAAGGTGGAgattaaatctcaaaaaaatgaGCAACCCGTGAAGGAGAAGCTAGGTGAAGTTACTGACTTTAGGGACAATGAACCTGTTCAAAGAGATTTCGAATTTGACACCTCGAACGGGAAATTGAAAAATTCCAACATCAAAGAAAAGGCAAACAATGAGCCTGCCGAAGTTGATCACAAGATGTGGGAAAGCTGCAAGATCGAGGCGAAAGACTTGCCTCcagaagaagaggctgaccaggaATCTTTCGAGGACGAGCTGGAGTCGAGAACTGAGAGTGGTGATGGCGATGAACAGATGAATGGGTTGTCCTCGGCAGAGAATCTTGACAGTGGTGAAAGCTCGCCATCGAAGCAGCTTCTTAGCAAGAAGAAGAAAGGTTTGGTTAGCAAGTTTGGAAGCCTGCTGAAGAAAAAGGGTACTGCCAAACAGAAGTAA
- the LOC142532814 gene encoding protein TORMOZ EMBRYO DEFECTIVE, which yields MASAVTLKKNYRCVNSLQQFYTGGPYVVSSDGSFFVCACDDALKIIDSSNASIKSTIDGDSEPVTALVLSPNDNFLFSTSHSRQIRVWDLVSLKCIRSWKGHEGPVMGMACHASGGLLATAGADKKVQVWDVDGGFCTHYFKGHKGVVTSIKFHPDPSRLLLFSGGDDATVRVWDLTSKKCIATLEKHQSVVTSIAISEDGWALLTAGRDKVVNVWNLHNYTCATTVPTYEAIEAVCAIDSASPFASCLSSSIKKHGQKKIGLSPIPFITVGERGIVKIWNSDGAVLLFEQKSSDVTIIMDKEDVKRGFTSALMLPLGQGLLCVTADQQFLIYVLEVHSEVGLNLTLSKRFIGYNEEISDMKFLGEEEQFLAVATSVEQVRVYDLASMSCSYVLSGHTDVVLCLDTCVQSPGRTLIVTGSKDNNVRLWDSQSRCCIGVGMGHMGAVGAVAFSKKNRNFFVSGSSDRTLKVWSLDGVSDDVKDVSNLKVKAVVAAHDKDINSLAVAPNDSLICSGSQDRTACVWRLPELVSVVVLKGHKRGIWSVEFSPVDQCVITASGDKTIRIWSISDGSCLKTFEGHTSSVIRASFVTCGTQFVSCGADGLVKLWTVKTNECVATYDQHEDKIWALAVGKKTEMIATGGGDAVINLWHDSTAADKEEAFRKEEEGVLRGQELENAVFDADYIKAIQLAFELRRPHKLFELFSELCRKADGKSQIEKALGPLTKEELHKLLEYIRDWNTKPKLCHIAHSVLSRLFSAIPPTEIIEIKGIGELLEGLIPYSQRHFSRVDKLESNTFLFDYTLADMSVLEPEGMDTGSRDEDMNHSDITEEEPIPAAVSSRKKRKSQKSQDEQQKKSKVAYKSVAATAI from the exons ATGGCGTCGGCGGTGACTCTGAAGAAGAACTACCGTTGCGTTAACTCGCTTCAGCAATTCTATACCGGAGGACCTTACGTTGTATCATCCGACGGCTCGTTCTTCGTCTGCGCCTGTGACGATGCTTTGAAGATTATTGATTCTTCCAATGCTTCCATCAAATCAACCATTGATGGTGATTCAGAGCCTGTTACGGCTCTCGTACTGAGCCCTAATGATAATTTTCTTTTCTCCACCAGCCACAGCCGTCAAATTCGAGTCTGGGACCTTGTTTCTCTCAAATGCATCCGCTCCTGGAAG GGGCACGAAGGGCCTGTGATGGGAATGGCTTGCCATGCCTCTGGGGGATTGCTGGCTACAGCAGGGGCTGATAAGAAAGTGCAGGTGTGGGACGTGGATGGAGGCTTCTGCACCCATTATTTCAAGGGGCATAAAGGCGTGGTAACCAGTATTAAGTTCCACCCTGACCCGAGCCGCTTACTT CTTTTCTCAGGTGGTGATGATGCTACTGTAAGAGTGTGGGATCTTACTAGCAAAAAGTGCATAGCAACTCTAGAAAAACATCAGTCAGTGGTTACTTCGATTGCAATATCTGAAGATGGATGGGCCTTGCTTACTGCTGGAAGAGACAAG GTTGTGAACGTGTGGAACCTACACAATTATACCTGTGCAACTACTGTACCGACATATGAGGCGATAGAAGCAGTGTGCGCAATAGATTCTGCATCCCCTTTTGCCTCATGTTTGTCGTCATCAATAAAGAAACATGGGCAGAAGAAGATAGGTTTATCACCTATTCCATTTATAACTGTTGGCGAGCGTGGGATTGTGAAGATATGGAATTCAGATGG GGCAGTACTCCTTTTCGAGCAGAAATCTTCTGACGTTACTATTATTATGGACAAAGAGGATGTTAAGAGGGGTTTTACATCAGCTTTGATGCTACCATTAGGTCAGGGATTGCTCTGTGTTACAGCTGACCAGCAGTTTCTCATCTATGTTTTGGAAGTACATTCTGAAGTTGGTCTGAATTTAACCCTGAGCAAAAGGTTTATTGGATATAATGAAGAGATTTCTGATATGAagtttttgggtgaagaagaaCAATTCCTTGCAGTTGCTACCAGTGTAGAGCAG GTACGAGTATATGATCTGGCATCGATGTCATGTTCCTATGTATTGTCTGGCCATACTGATGTAGTTCTATGCCTTGATACCTGTGTCCAAAGTCCTGGAAGAACACTTATAGTTACTGGAAGCAAGGATAACAAT GTTAGGCTGTGGGATTCCCAAAGCAGATGCTGCATTGGAGTTGGCATGGGTCATATGGGAGCTGTTGGTGCTGTTGctttttcaaagaaaaacaGGAACTTTTTTGTTAGCGGCAGTAG TGATCGTACACTTAAAGTGTGGAGCTTAgatggagtttctgatgatgtGAAAGATGTTTCCAATTTGAAAGTGAAAGCAGTTGTAGCGGCCCATGACAAAGATATAAACTCGTTAGCAGTTGCACCCAATGACAGTCTCATTTGTAGTGGCTCCCAG GACCGTACAGCTTGTGTATGGAGGCTCCCAGAACTGGTTTCTGTGGTTGTACTTAAAGGACATAAAAGGGGAATTTGGTCTGTGGAGTTTTCTCCAGTTGACCAATGTGTCATAACAGCTTCTGGTGATAAGACGATAAGAATATGGTCAATCTCTGATGGTTCATGTTTAAAAACATTTGAAGGACACACATCAAGTGTGATTAGGGCATCATTTGTCACATGTGGAACCCAATTTGTTTCTTGCG GTGCGGACGGCTTGGTGAAGCTATGGACTGTTAAAACAAACGAATGTGTGGCTACTTATGATCAACATGAGGACAAG ATTTGGGCATTGGCTGTAGGTAAGAAGACAGAAATGATTGCAACAGGTGGTGGTGACGCAGTTATTAATTTGTGGCATGACTCTACGGCTGCAGATAAAGAGGAAGCCTTTCGCAAAGAA GAGGAAGGTGTTTTGAGGGGGCAAGAACTAGAAAATGCTGTTTTTGATGCCGACTACATCAAAGCCATCCAGCTTGCATTTGAACTTCGGAGACCTCACAAACTCTTCGAGTTATTTAGTGAGCTCTGCAG GAAGGCGGATGGCAAATCTCAGATTGAAAAAGCTCTGGGTCCTCTTACCAAGGAAGAGTTGCACAAACTTCTGGAGTATATAAGAGATTGGAATACGAAGCCAAAACTATGTCACATAGCGCACTCTGTGTTGTCTCGTTTATTTAGCGCCATCCCGCCTACAGAAATTATTGAG ATAAAGGGCATCGGGGAACTGCTTGAAGGTCTTATTCCTTATTCTCAGAGGCATTTTAGTAGAGTAGACAAGTTGGAAAGCAACACTTTCCTCTTTGACTATACACTAGCTGATATGTCAGTTCTCGAACCTGAAGGAATGGATACAGGGTCAAGAGATGAAGATATGAATCACTCTGACATTACGGAAGAAGAGCCTATACCAGCTGCAGTTTCATCAAGAAAGAAGCGGAAATCGCAGAAATCTCAAGACGAGCAACAGAAAAAATCGAAGGTGGCTTACAAAAGCGTTGCTGCCACTGCCATATAG
- the LOC142533794 gene encoding inositol-tetrakisphosphate 1-kinase 1, which produces MSSEKDVKRYRVGYALAPKKVQSFIQPSLVHTAEQVGIDLVHIDLDKSLIDQGPFDCLIHKLSGPEWTRQLLEFHSQNPQVIIIDSPDAIERVRSRISMLQVVQELSISHKISLGIPKQVFVESHESVFDCVKSEGMNFPVIAKPFVADGSAASHQMWLVFRETGLKELKLNTSFVLQEFVNHGGVIFKVYVAGKHVTCVKRGSLPDIEVNKVCKSENLLPFSQISNLTAHAPSDESVTRLIEATEMPPSSFLNEVAAGLRQALRLNLFNFDMIRDSKTDDRYLVIDVNYFPGYAKMPDYEKILTDFFLDLVEPKVSDSCESS; this is translated from the coding sequence ATGTCTTCCGAAAAAGATGTTAAAAGATACCGCGTAGGATATGCCCTGGCACCCAAGAAAGTGCAGAGCTTCATTCAACCCTCCCTTGTTCACACTGCTGAGCAAGTAGGAATTGACCTAGTTCACATCGACCTCGATAAATCTTTGATTGACCAGGGCCCATTTGATTGCCTCATCCACAAGTTATCTGGCCCCGAATGGACCCGTCAACTCCTAGAATTCCATTCGCAAAACCCCCAAGTCATCATCATTGATTCTCCTGATGCAATCGAGCGGGTTCGCAGTCGGATTTCGATGCTTCAAGTCGTACAAGAGCTGAGTATAAGTCATAAAATCTCACTGGGGATTCCGAAGCAGGTGTTTGTGGAAAGTCATGAATCGGTATTTGATTGTGTTAAATCAGAAGGCATGAACTTCCCAGTGATAGCAAAGCCTTTTGTGGCAGATGGAAGCGCTGCCTCGCATCAAATGTGGCTAGTTTTTCGAGAAACGGGTTTGAAGGAGTTGAAGTTAAACACCTCATTTGTGTTACAGGAGTTTGTGAACCATGGAGGGGTGATTTTCAAAGTCTATGTGGCTGGCAAGCACGTGACTTGTGTGAAACGAGGTTCCTTGCCAGATATTGAGGTAAATAAAGTGTGTAAGTCGGAAAATTTATTGCCATTTTCACAAATATCGAATTTGACAGCTCATGCTCCAAGTGATGAGAGTGTGACAAGGCTAATTGAAGCCACTGAAATGCCTCCATCTAGTTTTCTGAATGAAGTGGCTGCTGGTTTGAGGCAAGCTCTGAGATTGAATCTTTTTAACTTTGATATGATAAGGGACAGTAAGACTGATGACCGTTATCTCGTAATCGATGTAAATTACTTTCCGGGATACGCAAAGATGCCAGATTATGAGAAAATTTTGACTGATTTTTTTCTTGACCTTGTGGAACCAAAGGTAAGTGATAGCTGCGAATCTTCCTAG